TTGTGAGGAGGCTGACTACGGAATGGGCAGAATTTTGCACACCCCATTCCCCTCACCCAAACCCACACCTCTGCGGCGCACACGATCGTACACCGGCGCTCGCGATTTTGCCGACGAACGACACCAGAAATGAAGCAGAGGAGCAGCGGAGATGGAGGCGCACGCACCTGGACACATTGTTTCTTTCGGAGACAGGCAAGTAGCAGGCGACGGCGGGTACGACGGGCGGCGACAGCGGAAGGCGAcggcggacggcgacggcggcCGAGCCCTAGCGAACGGAAGAGCGATTCTGGAGGCGAGGggaaaaggaaagaaaggaaggGAACGAGgggaaaaggaaagaaagaagtaaGGGGAGAACTGGCTAATGGGACCCATTCAAAGTTTTCTTGCCCTGTCAGCATCTAATTGGCATCAGTGGAGACAAAAACCGCTGAAGATTTGATTGAAACCACTAAAGGGTGCTATTAACCCGGTTTTAATAATTTAAGGGTGTGATTTGTCCTGGTTTTGAGTTCAGGGGGGCATATATCCCAAAGATTGGATTTGGGGGTGATTTGTATACTTCTTTCCGAGAAATTTGTTTCACGCCATACTACCTAGGATTCGAGTTGGGCCCGGGTTGTAGCCCACCAAGCACTGCACGCAGCCACGCACGAAGGGGCCGAAGACGTGGTCTCGTCTTCTGTCCTCCCAGTTTCCTTCCACGCGCAAGGAGCGGCCTTGACCTAACTCGTGCGACGAGCAGCCGTGCAGTCGATTTAATGCTCCCCGACCAGCCGTCCGTCCCCTGCACCGGTGCTCCCCCTCCCGGCTCCTGCTCCCCGCTGCCACGGCGGCCGCCTCTCCTGGGCTGCCAGCGCGTTGCCCCGTCGCCCTTCTTGACAGATTACTCCAGCGCTAGCGAAGTTCTCGAGTGGGCGTATTGACCAGATTGATTATATGAAGGTGAGAACTTGAACGTGTTTCTGATGATTTATTCTTCATACATTTCAATGCATTGGCTGGTTCAAACTGATGTGCACACAGCGATGTCTAAGATCTGCTCGTTTTTGTTGCTTTAAATTGAAGCAGATTTCTTGTATTTAGTATGTTCATTTTCTTCACAGGACCTGTTTGCCTGACCTTGTGCACGGTGCCAAAAAGTTGCAGCAGGAGAATTTTTCGTCCGAGCAAATGAATACACCCGACAAGAACTTCCGACATATTTCTTTCAGGTAAATCATTACTAATGTATCACGTACCCAAGTGAAGTGTGTTTTCTTTTGACAGAAAGGATGTTTTTTCCTTAATGCAAAAAAAGCTAATTCATGCTATAGTACTCCCTGCGTTGTTTTAAGTTTGCATATAaactttggtcaaagtcaagctttgtaaaattTGACAAACTTTACATTTTTTTTGGTATATATGACACATTTTGATGGTAGTTTTACGCAGTAAAGATTTTTCATCTCGTTGAATTTTTTTGGCCCAGGGTTTGCTTCaattctggctccgccactggacGGTGGGCATGTGGGGGTGTGTCTGCGGCGGTTCTGTCCTTAGTGgatttgctttgatcttgtcgtagtttgtctatgttcgtgtgtcttcaggttgtaTCGTTTTGATCGACGCTACTCTTCATCAGCAACAGTTGTTGTTTTGCTATGCTGgacctacggggccttagcacgacgacttcccgactatttactacaacaagttttgctgGCTCCAGCGAGGTagcggcgatgacggcggcgcgtcttcggctcgcttcaatgcttgtagtcgtcgcttggtgatctacggatctagatgtaatttttatttttttggtattCATTGTACTgttatgattgaagatgaatagactgAAAGTCTTCTCGCAACAAAAAGAGGGCAAACCAACGTGGTGGACCCAGCCAGTGTGCACGGAGCAGAGATTCCACATTGCTAATAATTTCCCGAATACACCCCTCAAAAGCAAATTAAAGAATACTCCCTCCATAAGCTAATATAAAttgtagtgatctaaacactcttatattagtttacagagggagtacaagagcTTTGTAAGATTTTGATACCCTTGTCTATATTTTGGAAAACCAGGATACAGAAATTTGTTGTCAACAACCACATAATCATAACGGACTTGCAAGGAATCGGGGATAACTAATAAACAGAATATACAGATAACGATACAATTGAAAGTGCTAGCAAGCTATCCCGTACGTGATTCCCGATGAAGCGCATGATGATACCAGCGCCCACGGTCCGGCGATTTTCTTCCGCCATTGCTAGAAACCGCACATCGTTGCGATGCCTCGCGGAGAGCTTCACCGCGACTCACGATTTCGAGATGCCCAGTTTCCCTCTTTTCGACCGCACGGGCGCCCATGTTCGCTCGAGCCGATTCAGCGTCGGCGGCCGCAACTGGGTCATCGGGTTTCGCCCAAATAGTTTCAACCATGCTTCGGCCAATTTATTTTGTGTCGACCCAGCTCAGGATGTGAGAGCCAGGTTCACCTTCAACATGCTGGAGAAAGATGGCGGGGCATCGCTAACCAACCATGGCGCGATCGAGCATGTCTTCTCGCCCAAAAGTGACTGCTGGGGCTACTTCAAATTCGTCGAGAAATCCAAGCTGGAACTGTCGGCCggcgacagcggtggccactcCCTGACCATAAGGTGCGATCTCACCGTTATCACAGAGCCCCACGTTGTGGTTAACAGGAACAAACTATTCTTGCTTCCGCAGCCGGATCTGGCAGGCCATCTCCAGCAGATGTGGAAGGGTGGACAAGGAGCAGATGCGACATTCATTGTTCGTGACCAATCGTTCAAAGCCCACAGATGCTTGTTAGCTGCACGGTCTCCGGTCTTCAAGGCGGAACTCTCTGGCCCGACAAAGCAGACGGCAACACAATGCATCAAGATTGAAGACACTGAGCCTTCAAGCTTCGAGGGGCTACTTCACTTTGTCTACACAGATTCCTTGCCAGATGACAACGAGCATTACGAAGAAGGCAGAACTGCGAGACTACAGCAATTGCTGGTTGCGGCGGATCGGTTTAGATTGGACAGGTTGAAGGTGCTTTGTGCACGCAAACTGTGTGAAAGCATTGACGTGCAGACGGTTGCAACGACCCTGGTTTTAGCAGAGAAACACGGTTGCAAGGATGTCCTATAGGCTTGCGTTGAGTTCATGGCTCCACCTAAAGTCCTACGTGCTGTCATGGCAACTGATGGATTCAAGGATTTGGTAGCAACTTGTCCTTCCGTCATGAAGGATATATTGGACAAGGTGTCCCATGGTGAATAGTTTAGAGGACAGTGGACAGATGATCATGTGCTTAATTATGTTTATACAGGGTACTAGATTTTTGTTAGCCATGTTCAGTTATCTACTCCcttcttttcggtttatagggcttatcttaaaattttagtttttccattttataaggctcaatttggttgttttccatcacatgttcagatttcaaagtgcattaaatcattgcatgcaagtattaagagaaaattgaccaatgcatgtactttatgcatgcatgcattacaattaatgtattgataaacataattttttgaggaaaacaagagcattaattaggtgtttttgcaaactacaaaaagtattccaccattcaccatctatcttggttggtgagatttttaaattgagccctataaaccagaaaggagggagtacattataATATGCATGTGTTACCATGATGATATGATGCATCCATGGACGCTTTGTAATGCCATTTTTATATCATATAATCTTTATTACTACTTAAATACATAATTATGATAGTAACTAACATTGTTGTTATCTCGGGTTTTTTAGAGAGCATGTGGCAGATTAGTTGCAGACTTGCAGTAAAAATGTGGAGACAGTTTCAAAACAGACCTCAGATTTTTGCTACGTGATGAAATATATTACAATGCATGTATGCAGATGACAACTTTTATCTACTTCAAGGCATAATTCATGTTACTAAGTAACATAATCATGGTTCACTTTATTAAGAGAGTGCTGGCTG
This region of Triticum aestivum cultivar Chinese Spring chromosome 2D, IWGSC CS RefSeq v2.1, whole genome shotgun sequence genomic DNA includes:
- the LOC123050083 gene encoding BTB/POZ and MATH domain-containing protein 1-like, with the translated sequence MIPAPTVRRFSSAIARNRTSLRCLAESFTATHDFEMPSFPLFDRTGAHVRSSRFSVGGRNWVIGFRPNSFNHASANLFCVDPAQDVRARFTFNMLEKDGGASLTNHGAIEHVFSPKSDCWGYFKFVEKSKLELSAGDSGGHSLTIRCDLTVITEPHVVVNRNKLFLLPQPDLAGHLQQMWKGGQGADATFIVRDQSFKAHRCLLAARSPVFKAELSGPTKQTATQCIKIEDTEPSSFEGLLHFVYTDSLPDDNEHYEEGRTARLQQLLVAADRFRLDRLKVLCARKLCESIDVQTVATTLVLAEKHGCKDVL